CCTTGATTGAGCTGATGCGGTCCGAGCCCGCTCTCCCCTCCATCGCGCACACCTCCCCACCACTTCCATGTCCGACAGTTAAAAGGCCTGCACGCGGAGAGAAAGAGCAGGCAGCTCATTGTGCGTTTTAAAGCGCTAACTAGGCCACTTAGTACCCTGTGACGCCGAACTGATCCCCGAGGCGCTGAACTTGGCACCGGGCCCTCCTTCTTTCGTTCCTTCCTTTCCCCCCTCGCCATGGGAACCAGGCCATCCTTAATGACGCAGGAGTGCTCCGCCGGATCCCACAATGCAAAGGGGGCCGACATCTGTCTCGCTAAGTGGTGCGCTCTCTTGTTTGTGCACCTTGTTTGTTCAATCAACAACCCCCCCTACCACCAGTATGCCctttattcacatttttaaaGACAAAAGATTGAAAGAAGAGTGTGCAAAGTTTGTAAAGAACAGATAGTGAGATCATGACTCTCTgtagcagcatcatcatcatctctctctcacacacacacacacacaaacacacccacacagaacTATAGAAAATGGACCACTTTAAAACGACAAAGATGGATGATTATAAATTACTCTGGCATCATACAAACAAGCAACGGGAGTTGGAAAAGCAGAATTTGCAAGAGCAGAATTTAAGCACCGTCAACACAGCTACAGCTTCCCAATTACTCCACCCTTTGCACGTTTTGAATTAGATAAATAAACAGATTGATTAAAAGTGGCCCCTGATTCCTCATAGTTAAGACCTGGGCAAATATTTGTCCCATCAATCTTGAAAAATATAGCCATCAACCAGAGATGTTAATCACATGCTAATGGTATCCAAGGGACTCAATGCACCCCCCGTTGTGAAATGAATGCTTTCACTTTTTCAGAAAGCCCACGTGAATGCAAATGGCCATCTAAACAGTCGATTTGACAGCATGCCAAGACGTCGTAAAGAGCCCCCTTCTTTATGCTCCTCTGGGAATGTATGTAGGGACGTGTGGGATGAGTTCACTTTACCAGGCCCAGGTGCCAGGGTATAAATGAATAATAGGTTTTATGGGCCCTAACtagagaaaaaaagcacatgcGCACATAATCACACATACCCACTCGCTCAAGTGCATCTGTTGTGAATGATGTTTGAATTCCCACAACTACGCTGAAAAGAGATTGGGCATGAGAATAGGTGGTTCCTATACATAATTCAGGGGTCCATGCTAAAACAATTATGTTTGCTTACCGCTAAGTACCCGCGCTCAATAGCTCATTTGCGCTCCAGTTTGATGCTTTCAGATGTAAGTGCTACGTGCTAAAAGTCGGTGGAACGcgtctttttaataaaatataggAGGCGACACTCGAGCGCTTGAATGCGAGAGtgggtgggaaaaaaacaacaaacgctCTTCATGTTCTTACTTGAGTTTTGCATGCAGACTTCCACTTGTAAAATCAGACCAGTGTTGTTGTGAAGCTAATTGGAGATGCAGAGGCAAAGGGAGTGTGGATAAATAGCACGTTTTAATTACAACATTACAGATCACAATATTTCAGTTTAGATCCATCTCAACACATATTTGAACAGCAGCACAGATCCAGTGTGGACAGCTGTTAGTCGGTTAGTAAGGAAAAGCACATGACCAAAATACAGGTCATCTTGTCAGCGATGGAATACAAACAATATTTTACTCTGAACAAAAGATTTAGACTCAAACAAATACAGGTATAAATACCATAATTATagtatataataaataacaataatcagTAATTATCTCGTAAACTCTGAAAAAGTCCACATCTTGGTCTGAGATTTGACACGGCTACAGGCGACCCTCCGCGCTCTTTTCCTCACGACCCGTCTCGCACTTGcactcctccaccaccatcacccGCTTCTCCTGGACCGTGGCCCCGCAGCGCAGGGGAACGGTCATGGTCTGAGCTTTTGACGGGGCGCAGCGGGAGCAGGGGGCCCGGTGACGGAGGGCCCCCGTCCCCGCACCCGGCCTGGCTAACTCCCCCTCGGGTGGGACGAACATGGAGCTGCACTGGCCGAAACACAGCTTGTTGTGCACCGTCACTGCGTCGCATCCGTCCGCCGTCACGCGctgagggaggtgggaggtggggggggggggggggggaatgcagAGGGCTCGACGTTAGAGTTAATTtactcaacaacaaaaaatcaacACAGTGTGTTTATGTAACTCAGCACACTGCCGGCTAATCCTCCGCCAGCGCCATAATCAGCTTTATGAGTGAGCAGACAGATTATTGCCCCTGAAGGATAAACATGCATCGCTTCCTTCTATTTGACTTTAAAGAGCCGCTCATTTGAATGCTGTTGGCAATGAGCTGCACAGACATCCGTTCAACAGAGAAGGGAAATGAAACCCTCTTACCTGAGTGAAAGGCACGGCGGTGCACGCCTGTTTGGTGTCCCTCAGGTCTATTGGGAGGGACACGCTCATCTTGTCTCCTTTACCCACGGCCCTCTGCCACATCTGCAGGCCTTGCCTCTTCTTCAGCTCCATCTCAGCGGTGCTCTTAGGgtgcaggaggtggagagggctCACCGGGGCCTTGGGGGCCGGGGCCGGACCCAGACGCCCGTGAGACAAGAAAGCGGGGAAGGAAAATCTGGAGCTGTGGGAGGGCGCTCTCCTGGGGGAGAGTCCTCTGAAGAAGCCTGACTGGGCCGCGGCACGAGGGTCCAGCCGCATGACCTTCACTATTCCTCGGACGGGTTCATCCGGTCCGCTGCCCGATGATTCCAACTCCACTCTTGACCCTTTGATGACGTTGTCGAAAGAATTGCGAGGCAGCGGGAAAGCTACGGCTGTCCAACTCGCCAGAAAGACAAAGCTGATAGGGCGAGCCATTCTTTGAACCAAAAAAGGGACGATTCTCAAGACAGAGtcgaaacaaataaaaagtttcAGCAAAAATGTCACTAGAATAAACTAAATCTTTGTCTATTGGTACGGTCCAAGGTTCCAAACGGTAACCTTGCTGTCAGTGCTTTGGTCAGTGTGGTGCAGGGGTCTTTTATATAAGTCGCTGCcagtttccacctgtgctttAATGCAAAGAAGGTGTCGCAATTCCCACACCAGACCAGACATCACACCGAGCTTAAAACTTCAGGTCGTGGATGGTCGCCAGACTGAGAGGATTTCTTTTTCAAGGTGAGTGtggtcataaaaaaaaaacacatctgaaaaGGGCGTTTGATCCTCGGGGTTGAAACTAAGCTGATTCCATGGATGTTGTTGAGTTTTCCGTCTGCTTTTATTAATTTCCAGCAGTTCTTCTAGAAGATATTAACACTTTTGATGTTTGATTGATGATTGTGGTGGAGAAAGCTGCCACATCACTCAAAAATGAGCCACATTCTCGATGGTTGAGATCATGCAACTGTAACAGCAACTATATGCCATGTTGTTCCTTTAGAGCCACAATCAACGGGCAGATTTACACTTTTCCTTGCAACAGGAGTTTTGAAATGATTATTAAAGTAGAATAGGCTCAAAACATCAGCACTGAGGGGACGTTAGAAATACCTAACTTGCAGACAAGTGGCTCGTTTTCAACCACTGACGGTTAAACAGCTGACTGGCTGTAGTGGAAAAACCTTTACTGATCTCAGACAGCTTCAGGAAGACTGCTGAGTCAACAAAGGTGTCCCTGATACCTGTGGCAGTAAAGCAATAATGACTTTATGTTCTCTGTGTCAACAAGCCGTCTCCTGTCCATTCATTCCCACAAGCCGTCATGACACCATTAGACTTCAGTGTGCTTCATCACCCGCGACCTgatcacagacacagacacacacacagacacacacacacacacacacacacaccggctgcTCAGGGCCCACAGCGTTACACAAGAAAGGGTGTTTGACTTCCTCATAGAGACCTTGGTGTTAACAGGAACTTTTCCACGTCTGTTTCCCATCATCCACCACTTGACATTGTGGATCATATAGACACAAGAATGGGAAATGTAAAGGACTTTATTCTAAATATTCCTTTATTCCTCCTTCCCTTCATATAGCTGCAGAATAGACCGCAAGAGGGCAGAGTTTACCAAGGATTCTAAACACGATTACAGACAATACAATGCTGACTCACTTTTTTAAGGGATAAAGCTGCAGAACTAACTGCTGCTTCTCAACACAAGTCCAAAGTTGCTGGGGACATGAGGATGAATCCTACTTTCACAAAGGGTCAGTCTGAGTAAAACACACCTCTTCCTCTCAGAATTATTGACTTTATTATACTGCCGCTTATACAGCCGGGAAAAACGAAGTCAATAAAACCAGACCTAAAACACACACGGTGTAAAGGTTTGAGTGGAAAACTGCAGAGAAAACTTTTGACCTTGAACTCTTTTAATTGAATGCTatcaaggttgttttttttagcaaagaCTTCcttctaattgtttttttaatttgtacaaAGATCGCTTTGCTGCCCAGGTGTATGTGCACATAAACAAAGTTACAAGTTTAAGACACATGCAATAACTGTGGTGTTAAAAACAATCACACAATCGACCCCACAAAACCTCCCAAAACTCTGAGGCATGGTAGTTGTGGGTTATGCAGCACCACATCAGCCCCGAAGGGTGGGAGGACGTAAGAAGATCAATCATCTAATCGACTCTCTGGGTCTTTTCATGCTGATTAACTTCACATCTCTGGTACCCACACAACTTTAAATTCTGCTTTTATTAGATTCCTAGATGCTTTTATTTAGGAGAAATTCCCTTTACACACCTGTTTGATAAAATCAACTTCAATCAACCAAATCAACTATTCGGTCAAGGAATGCCGTGATTCTTGGTAGAACCCTCAGGCCAGGTTCTGGGGCTAGGTTCTCGTTAGCAGAAACATACTTTATTTCTTGAACTCTCTCTAAAAGGTGACAGGTTAGAAGGGACGGGGGTTCTGGATGGAACCATACACTATGGCAGGGTTCTCATGGCCCTCTAGAGGTCCTGGCTTGAACCTTTCACATATGTCCTGGGTAGAACCGTTTACAGTGGGATCTGAAGGGTTTTAGGTGGAACCTTCATAAAAGGCTCTACCAGGAATCAAACTGTATTTcccagggagaaagaaaaacctGGATGAGATGAGCGTATTTCTGTATAGTAATAAATCATGGAGAATGTCCTTTTAGGTAGCACAGGTGAGAGTCAC
The sequence above is a segment of the Gasterosteus aculeatus chromosome 9, fGasAcu3.hap1.1, whole genome shotgun sequence genome. Coding sequences within it:
- the dand5 gene encoding DAN domain family member 5, which codes for MARPISFVFLASWTAVAFPLPRNSFDNVIKGSRVELESSGSGPDEPVRGIVKVMRLDPRAAAQSGFFRGLSPRRAPSHSSRFSFPAFLSHGRLGPAPAPKAPVSPLHLLHPKSTAEMELKKRQGLQMWQRAVGKGDKMSVSLPIDLRDTKQACTAVPFTQRVTADGCDAVTVHNKLCFGQCSSMFVPPEGELARPGAGTGALRHRAPCSRCAPSKAQTMTVPLRCGATVQEKRVMVVEECKCETGREEKSAEGRL